A window of the Lactuca sativa cultivar Salinas chromosome 5, Lsat_Salinas_v11, whole genome shotgun sequence genome harbors these coding sequences:
- the LOC111878342 gene encoding uncharacterized protein LOC111878342 has protein sequence MKRSSPQVVGEVRNTQHLETKLLDLTNVLSQMVVGSGQQLMVCNICAMTRHYTDKCPLLSNEPEDVNAMGGYQSQPRPMRFQNNFNPNWRNNPNNPYPPKQNPPNILMRPQHPQYPSQKPPCQQTSYNPPNYQQPPQQGQSSAKAKAKANFNKRPITLSPTFKQKLETWPPLSTRWNKGENFHLKPRRTPIEEEDEVVVVKPTKVVVPPKEPVVPNIGQPESSNKTIKPLVIPPPFPSRLAFSKKIEEENKLFETFRKVQINIPLLNDIKKIPSYAKFLKDLCTKKRKFKANEKIQVNASVYAVIQKKLPPKCKDPRIFSIPFTIGDLHVESAMLDLGASINVMPYSVFQSLNVGPLEETGVIIQLADKSRVSPRGVLEDVLVQVNQLVFPVDFYVIDLEEKTPSKSSMPWKTFHAYRSHNH, from the exons ATGAAGAGAAGTTCTCCACAAGTGGTTGGTGAAGTTAGAAACACTCAACACTTGGAAACAAAGCTCTTGGATTTGACTAATGTGCTAagtcaaatggtggtgggaagTGGTCAACAATTGATGGTATGCAACATTTGTGCAATGACGAGGCATTATACGGATAAGTGTCCCTTACTTAGTAACGAACCAGaagatgtgaatgcaatgggaggaTATCAAAGTCAACCAAGACCCATgagatttcaaaacaatttcaacccAAATTGGAGGAATAACCCAAACAACCCATACCCACCAAAGCAAAATCCACCAAACATTTTGATGAGACCTCAACATCCACAATACCCCTCTCAAAAACCTCCATGTCAACAAACTTCTTATAACCCTCCAAATTACCAACAACCTCCACAACAAGGCCAATCAAGTG CCAAAGCCAAAGCCAAAGCCAATTTCAACAAGAGACCAATAACACTTTCTCCAACATTCAAGCAAAAATTGGAGACTTGGCCACCGCTCTCAACAAGATGGAACAAAGGGGAAAACTTCCATCTCAAACCGAGAAGAACCCCAAT agaagaagaagatgaagtcgTTGTTGTTAAGCCTACAAAGGTTGTAGTTCCTCCAAAGGAACCGGTTGTTCCAAACATTGGTCAACCCGAATCTTCCAACAAGACCATAAAGCCATTGGTCATACCACCACCTTTCCCTTCCCGGTTAGCCTTTTCCAAGAAGATAGAGGAAGAAAATAAATTATTTGAAACTTTTCGCAAGGTCCAAATCAACATTCCACTATTGAATGATATTAAGAAAATTCCAAGTTATGCAAAATTCCTAAAGGATTTATGCACCAAGAAAAGAAAATTCAAGGCAAATGAAAAGATTCAAGTCAATGCAAGTGTGTATGCGGTTATCCAAAAGAAGTTACCTCCCAAATGCAAGGATCCGAGAATATTTTCTATCCCTTTTACCATTGGTGATTTGCATGTCGAAAGTGCCATGTTAGATCTTGGAGCCTCGATCAATGTGATGCCATATTCAGTTTTTCAATCTCTCAATGTTGGACCATTGGAAGAAACCGGAGTAATCATTCAATTAGCAGACAAGTCAAGGGTGTCTCCAAGAGGAGTTTTGGAGGATGTGTTAGTACAAGTTAATCAACTTGTTTTTCCGGTGGATTTTTAtgtcattgatcttgaagagaagaCTCCTTCCAAATCATCTATGCCTTGGAAGACCTTTCATGCATATCGCTCACACAATCATTGA